A part of Pseudomonas sp. HR96 genomic DNA contains:
- the gudD gene encoding glucarate dehydratase, with protein MNSELQHHAAKAPVITSLQVIPVAGHDSMLLNLSGAHGPFFTRNIVILKDSAGRTGVGEVPGGERIRETLEDARGLVVGKSIGQYQSVLNAMRSTFAARDAAGRGLQTFDLRITIHAVTAMEAALLDLLGQFLEVPVAALLGEGQQRDAVKMLGYLFYVGDRQQTDLAYRSEADASDDWTRLRHEKALTPEAVVRLAEAAKARYGFNDFKLKGGVLRGGEEIEAVTALAERFPDARITLDPNGAWSLKEAIGLCRDQHHVLAYAEDPCGAENGYSGREVMAEFRRATGLPTATNMIATDWREMGHAIQLQSVDIPLADPHFWTMQGSVRVAQMCHEWGLTWGSHSNNHFDISLAMFTQVAAAAPGEITAIDTHWIWQDGQRLTKEPLQIVGGLVQVPAKPGLGVDIDMDAVAKAHELYKGMGLGARDDSVAMQFLIPGWKFDNKNPCLVR; from the coding sequence ATGAACAGCGAACTTCAGCACCACGCCGCCAAGGCCCCGGTCATCACCAGCCTGCAGGTCATCCCGGTGGCTGGCCATGACAGCATGCTGCTCAACCTCAGCGGCGCCCATGGCCCGTTCTTCACCCGCAACATCGTCATCCTCAAGGACAGCGCCGGGCGCACCGGCGTCGGTGAGGTTCCAGGTGGCGAGCGTATTCGCGAAACCCTGGAAGACGCCCGCGGCCTGGTGGTGGGCAAGTCCATCGGCCAGTACCAGAGCGTGCTCAATGCCATGCGCAGCACTTTCGCCGCCCGTGATGCCGCCGGCCGAGGCCTGCAGACCTTCGACCTGCGCATCACCATCCACGCCGTGACCGCCATGGAAGCGGCGCTGCTCGACCTGCTCGGGCAGTTCCTGGAGGTGCCGGTGGCGGCCCTGCTCGGTGAAGGCCAGCAGCGCGACGCGGTGAAGATGCTTGGCTATCTGTTCTATGTGGGTGACCGCCAGCAGACCGACCTGGCCTACCGCAGCGAGGCCGACGCCAGCGACGACTGGACCCGCCTGCGCCACGAGAAGGCGCTGACCCCCGAGGCAGTGGTGCGCCTGGCCGAGGCGGCCAAGGCCCGCTACGGCTTCAACGACTTCAAGCTCAAGGGCGGCGTGCTGCGCGGCGGCGAAGAGATCGAAGCGGTGACGGCGCTGGCCGAGCGCTTCCCCGATGCACGCATCACCCTGGACCCCAACGGCGCCTGGTCGCTCAAGGAAGCCATCGGCCTGTGCCGCGACCAGCATCACGTGCTGGCCTACGCCGAAGACCCCTGCGGCGCGGAGAACGGCTACTCGGGCCGCGAGGTCATGGCCGAATTTCGTCGCGCCACCGGCCTGCCCACCGCCACCAACATGATCGCCACCGACTGGCGCGAGATGGGCCACGCCATCCAGCTGCAATCGGTGGACATCCCGCTGGCCGACCCGCACTTCTGGACCATGCAGGGCTCGGTGCGCGTAGCCCAGATGTGCCACGAGTGGGGCCTGACCTGGGGATCGCATTCCAACAATCACTTCGACATCTCGCTGGCCATGTTCACCCAGGTCGCCGCGGCGGCGCCGGGCGAAATCACCGCCATCGACACCCACTGGATCTGGCAGGACGGCCAGCGCCTGACGAAGGAGCCGCTGCAGATCGTCGGCGGCCTGGTGCAGGTCCCGGCCAAGCCTGGCCTGGGCGTGGACATCGACATGGACGCGGTGGCCAAGGCCCACGAGCTGTACAAGGGCATGGGCCTGGGCGCGCGCGATGACAGCGTGGCGATGCAGTTCCTGATTCCCGGGTGGAAGTTCGATAACAAGAACCCTTGCCTGGTGCGCTAG